The genomic region CCTGACTTGAATCTTTGTCCCGCGCCAGCATCGATTTATATTCTTCAGGTATAATTTTCACAAATTGACGAACTGCAGCATCCCAATGATTTATGAGATACTTCGCCCGTTTACTGCCTGTATATTGCACGTGTTTAAGGAGCATCTCTTTGACTTCCTTTTGTTCGTCCCGATCATCGAGCTTTTCGAATAATACCAGTTCTTTGTTACATTTCTTTTTCACTTCCTTGATATCGTTCGCCCAGATGTAAGCAATTCCACCTGACATTCCGGCTGCAAAGTTTTTTCCAATAGAACCGAGAACGACGACACGACCGCCTGTCATATATTCACATCCATTATCTCCAACACCTTCGACAACGGCATGTGCGCCACTATTTCGGACAGCAAAGCGTTCACCGGCACCCCCATTAATATAGGCTTCACCTGATGTGGCACCAAACAAGGCCACATTTCCAATAATGACCTCTTCCATACGATGCAATGCAGAAGGTAAATTTGGACGGAAAATGAGCTTGCCACCGGATAATCCTTTGCCTGTGTAGTCATTTCCATCCCCTTTTACACGCATGGTTACACCGCGGGGAACAAACGCACCAAAACTCTGACCGGCTGATCCTGTAAAACGAAGGTCAATGGTATCCTCATGAAGACCTTCTTCACCGTAGCGCCTGGAGATTTCATATCCAAGTGTTGTTCCCACCGTTCGATTTGTATTTTCTATGGGCAGATCTAACTGAAGCGGCTTTTCATCCTCTAATGCATCCTCCAATTGCGGGATCAATTGGTACGTATCCATGTGCTGTTCATTAAAAACATTGACTTCTTTCCGTTCTGCTTGAAGCCAGTCAGCATCTGCAGTGAATAATAATGGTTGAAAATCAAGCTGTTTAGCCTTTGGATGGTCCGCTTTTTTGGGACTCAACGATAATAAATCTGTGCGTCCGATTAGTTCATCCAGTGTACGGACACCTAACTGGGCCATAATCTCCCGCATTTCTTCAGCGACAAAGCGCATATAGTTCACCACATGTTCAGCTTTGCCTGCGAATTTGTCCCGAAGCTCAGGATTTTGTGTGGCTATTCCAACAGGGCATGTATCCAGGTGACAGGCACGCATCAGAATACAGCCAAGTACAACCATTGGCGCGGTTGAAAACCCAAATTCCTCGGCTCCAAGCAGGGCAGCCTTCATCACATCACGACCGGTCATAAGCTTACCGTCTGTCTCTAAACGAACTCTTTCCCGTAACCCGTTTAATACTAAGGTCTGGTGAGCCTCAGCTAAGCCAAGCTCCCAAGGCAATCCTGCGTGACGTATACTTGTTTTAGGAGAGGCACCCGTGCCCCCTTCATAACCACTGATGAGAATGACATCCGCCTTTCCTTTTGCCACACCGGCCGCAATCGTGCCAACGCCTGATTTGGAAACAAGCTTTACATTCAGGCGTGCATTCGTATTTGCATGCTTTAAGTCATAGATTAATTGAGCGAGATCCTCAATTGAATAAATGTCATGATGCGGCGGCGGAGAAATGAGTCCGACTCCTGGTGTGGATTTACGTACGTCAGCAATCCAAGGGTGCACTTTTTTACCCGGGAGGTGACCTCCTTCCCCTGGTTTTGCTCCCTGGGCCATTTTAATTTGAATTTCATCAGCATTGGTTAAATAATAGCTTGTAACCCCAAAGCGTCCAGAGGCAACCTGCTTGATGGCACTTCGTCTAAAATCCCCATTTTCATCTGGTGTGAAGCGATTCGGGTCTTCTCCCCCCTCACCGCTGTTACTTTTTCCGCCAATACGGTTCATGGCGATGGCCAGCGTTTCATGGGCCTCCTGGCTGAGGGCACCATAGGACATAGCACCCGTTTTAAATCTCTTCCAAATGGATTCTGCTGATTCAACTTCTTCAAGCGGTACGGATTCAGATTTATCAAAATTAAAATCCAGCAGGTCTCGTAAGTACGTCACTTTTTCATTTTCCACTAACTCAGAAAACTTTTTATACAAAGTCTTACTGTTCATCCGTGCGGCATGCTGAAGCGTATGAATGGTTCGTGGGTTAAACCCGTGATACTCCCCATCATGACGCCATTGCATATCACCACCGGATGGTAATGTGGAACGTCTGTCTTTATAAGCGGTATGGTGCCGTGTTAAAGACTCTTCCGCAATGGTTTCCAGACCAATGCCCCCAAGTTTTGAAGACGTACCATAGAAGTATTTATCAATCACATCACGATCAATGCCAATCGCTTCAAAGGTCTGTGCACCCCGGTAGCTTTGAATGGTGGAAATCCCCATTTTTGACATCACTTTCACAATACCGGATGTGGCTGCATCCCTGTAACGCTCTATGGCCTGCTCATAGCTATAGTCTTCAACAAATTCATAATCCACCAGCTTTTGAATGGAACGATAAGCTAAGTATGGATAAATGATATCTGCACCATATCCGATTAAGACGGAGAACTGGTGGACATCCCGTGCTTCAGAGGTTTCAAGGAGCAAGCTTGCCTTTGTCCGTAATCCCTTACGAACCAGGTAATGATGTAAACCGCTAACAACCAATAATGATGGGATTGCTACTCGATCACCCGACAGATCACGATCGGTTAGTACAATCATGGATACCCCTTGTTCTATCGCCCTCTCCACCTGCTTAAAGAGCGATTCCAAAGCAGGTTCCATTCCACTTGCTCCGTGTGATACCGGATAGGTTATGGATACTTTTTCAAAGCGGAAGTCACTTCGGCTGTTGTGAATCACTGCGTCAAACTCGTTCTTTGTCAAAACCGGTGTATATAGGCGAATTCGTTTGCAGTGCTCTGGTCCATCATCTAAGAAATTATGACGGGGACCCAGATAGGATGTCGTTGACGTTACTCCTTTTTCCCGAATGGCATCAATCGGCGGGTTTGTCACCTGGGCAAATAACTGTTTAAAGTAGTTAAACAGGAGCTGCGGCTGCTCTGATAGGACAGCTAACGGAGTATCATTTCCCATGGAGCCAATCGGGTCTTTCTTTTCTGTGACCATGGGCAAAAGATTTTTCACCATTTCTTCTTTTGTATAGCCGTTCGCCAGTTGAAATGGAAGAAGTTCATCCTCGGATATTTCCTCGAAGGCGTCAGTCTCCGGGAATCCTTTTAACTGCACCTGTGTATCCTTCAACCATTGACGATATGGAAATTTTGAAGCGATCTCCCGCTTGATATCTTCATTAAACATGACCTGATGCTTTTCTAAGTCCACTAAAATCATTTCCCCAGGTGCCAGTCGTCCTTTTTGAACAATCTGCTCCGGCTCAATGTCTACAACCCCTACTTCCGAAGATAGCACAATGCGATTATCCTCTGTAATATAAAAACGGGCCGGACGGAGCCCATTACGATCCAGAGATGCTCCAATTTGCTTTCCATCTGTATAGGCGATGGCTGTTGGTCCATCCCAAGGCTCCATGATGGTACTTAAATACTCAAAACAAGCCCGCTCTGGATCCTGCATCTGTTCATTTAAATCCCAGGCCTCAGGCACCATCATCATCGCCGTCTGTGACATGGAACGACCATTAGTCACCAGGTACTCAAAAGTCTGATCGAGCATACCCGAGTCACTGGAATCCTCATCAATAATCGGCAGCAATTCCTTATGACGTTCCTCAAAAACATGAGAAACAGCCGCAGTTTCCCGGGCCTTCATCCAATTTACATTTCCCGTAATGGTATTAATCTCCCCATTATGCATTAACATGCGGTTCGGGTGGGCGCGCTCCCAGGAAGGAAACGTATTTGTACTGTAACGGGAGTGCACCATACCAAATGCGGTTTTAGCGACTGGATTCTTTAGGTCCATGTAAAACTCATCCATCTGTTCCGGGGTCAGCATTCCTTTATATACAATGGTCTCAGGAGAGAGACTGGCAAAATAAAACGGACCTTTTTTAAGATCTTCCATATTATGGATGCGCTTTTCGATAATGCGCCGAATTAAGTAAAGGGATTGTTTAAATTGATCTGCAGAATAAAGCTTTTCCGGCTTTTTAATAAAAACCTGGCGGATGTATGGCATAGTGGATGCAGCAGTCTCTGATAGAATGGACTCATTTACAGGAACGGTCCGCCAGCCAATGAGCTCATGGTGTTCCTCTTCTATCACACTCTCGATAACAGACTCAGCTTTCTTCCTTAAATGTTCCTGTTGTGGCAAAAACAGCATCCCAACAGCATAATCTCCCTGCTTCGGGAGCATCTGGTTCCATTCCTTCCGGTATAATTCATCCGGAATCTGCATCATAATTCCCGCACCGTCACCTGTATTCGGATCCGATCCCCGCCCCCCACGATGCTCCAGGCGACAGAGGATCGTAATCGCATCCTGTATCATTTGATGGGTTTGGTGACCATCTATATTTGCAATAAAACCAATTCCACAAGCATCACTTTCAAATTTGGGATCATACAGTCCCTGCTGTTTCGGAAGTCCTGTCTGAATCATTGCTTAATCCCATCCTTTCCATTGATTTAAAGTGTTTTCACTAAAGATAAATCCGCATTATGATAGATGCAGGAATCACCGCTCCGGAAATATACTTCGCTTTCACCCAAGGGCACAAGTGCGACATCTACTCAAACTCCCTAAGGTCGTTTTCGTAGTGTCTTCTTTGCCGCGGGCGGCTGGTAAGCCTCCTCGCGCTACCGCGCTGCGGGGTCTCACCTAGGCCTTCCTCCCGCGACGAACAGGACGTTCTAGTGTCGGCGTTGGCACAGGACGTGCCGTTTTTAGCCGACCAGGAGTCTACGTATATTTCCTCCGCTAAAGCCCCCTATCATTTGGTTTATTACCAAGCACATTAGTTATGTTCCGTCCTCATTTTTTCTTAGAAGAAAATGAAATGATTCTTGTGCGCGAGTGGTCTGAATAGGCGACGTTTAAGATGTCAACTGCAGGTTCTATATCTCCAGCCTCCTCTTCCATTTTTCCAGCCAATTCAAATTTATTTAAAAAATAAAAAAAGTACGACAACAAGGTATTTATATCCTATAATTTTTCTGTTATGCTTTCAATACATATATGAGATGTGATTCATCGCAAAATGAGATAACAGTTCATTAAAGGGTGAGAGGATGGAACTCAGGCAAATTAAATATTTTATTAAAGTGGCGGAATTGGAGCATGTGAGTGAGGCGGCTCTGGAATTACACGTTGCTCAGTCAGCGGTAAGCAGACAGATTGCCAATCTGGAGGATGAACTTGGGGTTAAGTTGTTTTTACGAGGCGGACGGAAGATTCAGCTTACATCTGTCGGAGAGCTTTTCCTTGAACATGTACAGAGAGCGATGCTTGAGTTCGATAAAGCAGAAAAAGCGGTTTATGATTTCTTAAATCCAGAAAGTGGTACCATCCGACTCGGCTTTCCGATAAGTCTGGCAGCAAAAACGCTGCCGAATGTGATCTCTGCCTTTCGAAAGGAACATCCGCAGATTGGCTTCCAATTACATCAGGGTACCGTAAAGGAATTAACAGACGCAGTCATTTCTGGACAAATCGATATTGCCTTCGTTTCTCCTGTACCAACCAGCCATGATGATGTGAAAGGGCACATTTTCTTTACCGAAAAAATGATGGCTTTATTACCAGCCAGTCACGAATTAACAAACGAACCTTATTTACGACTCATGCAATTACGACATGAACCTTTTGTCATTTTCAGACAGGGCTATCATATTCGCGATATAATTATGAAGGCCTGTATGCAGGTTGGTTTTCAGCCAAGAATTGCTTTTGAAGGGGAAGATGTGGATACGATTAAAGGGCTGGTTTCGGCCGGACTTGGTGTGAGCATCCTTCCTGAGATCACCCTGACTGACCTGCCGATGCGGGATACAAAATCCATTGAAATTATTGAACCGAACGTCTCACGAACCGTCGGAATTATCCTGCCATCCAAACGGGAAATCGCCCCATCAGAGCAGGTGTTTTTTGAATTCCTGAAAAATTACTATGAAAGACTGAATCGATTTGGATATTAAAAATAGGTGCCTGTCACTTTTTCCCTTGTGCAAAAGTGACAGGCACCTGAATTTACAGGCACCTGAATTTAAAATTTTTTCATCCATTCGACATACGGTGTTTTATTATAATTCAAATATAAGTCAGTGGTTAGCCGTACAGGATTTCCAAAAAAGAATCGTTCATATTGGGTCTGGCGTGTGCCAAAAGCGCTCATGGTTAAATCCCAGGCTAACCGGAATAATTTCACCCGATCCGCAGCATTTTTAGTTGCGCTTTGTAAATACTGATGTAAATCTCCCCTTATTTCTGAAGCAAAGTCCTCTTCACCGGGGATCATTACCATCCCACTGGAACCAAGCTGCTGTATGATTTCCACTATTCGGGGATAGACTTTCGGGAAATAACTGATAGCCACTTTGAGTGGTTCTTCCTCAGGCCTCATAAGCCCAAATTGATCACTAGCGGCGTTCACCTCAGCCTTGGTCAACAGGGCTTTCAATGATTCCAGAGCTATGATAATTTCTGAAACCTGCTCCTGCACATGCTGATATTCACTGATATTAATGGTGTCTACAATAGACTGAGCAACACCGAGAATGAATTCAACTTTAACCACCTGTCTGGATACTACCTGGTGAAGGGTAAAGGGAAGAAATGCACTTTGTTCCTTAAAGGTATTGGCAACCTGTATATTATTGTAGAAAAAAACTCGATGCCACGGAACCAATACTTCATCAAAAACAACAATGGTGTCCATTTCCTCGAAACGGGAACTCAAAGGATAATTATAAGTGGAATCCCCATTCACAAAAGTTTCTCTGCAGATAAAGGTTAAGCCCTCTGCATTACTTGGAATTGAACAGGAAAAAGCATTGGCTCTGTCTGTAATCCCACCTGGCGAAAAAATGAGCACTTCATCTGTCATCCCGCCCTGTGTCGCAAGCAGCCGCGCACCTTTTATCACTATCCCCTGATCCGTTTCCTCAATAACCCTTGCAGAAATCGGTTCCTCTGTATTTTCTAAATACAATTGAGAGCGATTTACCTGCGGATGAATGAAGGTATGAGTAATAGACAGGTCTTGTTCTCTGGCCTTTTCGTAAAAGGACACCAGATGCTCAGGAAAACAATTTTCTTTTCCTTCTAAAATAGAAGCCGAGGATGCAAAAGCCATTAAAACCGTGTTCATATAATCAGGGCTGCGACCCATCATGCCGGCACTCATTTTTGCCCACTGTTGAATCATTTTACGCCGTTTGATTAAATCTTCTTTCGTCTTTGGCTGCAAATAGGATGTCCCTACCCTATCCCCTGTTTTAGGGGAAGGATACGTCATCACATCGGCCAGCTTATCATCGTGCTGTAGATTATATAGAGAAGCTTGACTTTTCATGGCCCCTTTGAAAGCAAAATGCTCGGAAATGTTATGTGTAATTTTTTTACCTTTGAACCAGACATTCGTTCCTAACCGATTTATACGATTTAGATAAGTTTTCCCATCAATCGCTGACATCTTTCCACCCCTAAACATAAATACAGATCTATAAACATAATATTTATGTCGTGAGAATGTGTTCGACATGGGAAGCTATTAATGGAAAAAACAAAAAAGTGAATCATAAACAAAAATGGAAAATCCAAAATAATCGAGGTATGCAGTGTAGGAACTTGCAAACAGAGAAAGCAGAATTAAAAGAGGTATTTTATAAAAAAAGACATAAAAAAACCACCATATTATGTATGGTGGAGACGGTGGGACGTGCACTTCCATGCTTTCGTCATGGCACTGACTATATCTTGAACCTGTTCCTCAGGTCCTCCGGCGTCTTATGTGAAATTTAGATTTACCGGTTTGCCCGGCAGTATTTCACATCCTAGTGCTACCATTTTAGAAAGGCAGCCTATAAGTCGATACACAGCTGTTGGATCGCTCCACATACTGCTCGGTATTGCCTTATCACCCGGATGGTGACTTAGGTTTCACCGATAAAGCCGGATTTTCACTTATGTGTTACCACATAAGGCGACTATTGTCTAATCGAACCCACGTCCAGAGATATCGTCACTCGGGTATCTACGTGTGTAGTCGTTATATTGTCATTCGCCAGCTTTTCAGCCTAACGACTGGCTTCCAAGTGGCTAGTCTGATTGGAATTCTTCTGTCAGCCTCAGACGGCGACTAACAGCATAGCCCACTATAGTTTGAGACCCTTCAATCTGCCACATGGGCGATAGCAGGAAGGATCCTAGCAGAGCTTACGCTGCTGCTAGAGTAGTGTTATTATTGTTTCCAGTTATATTTAACTGAGTAACGTTTTACGAGACGTAACCTCGACACGCAACCCAAGCTCGATCTACCCCTGTCGAATCCGTAACGTCCCCGGATTATTTTTAAGAGATAGCGACCTTGAGTTCGCCAATGTCGTCTCTTTCAACGACAATACTTATTATAACACATGAGCAGCCATTTTCAACAGGGGTGAAGCTGGTACTTCCTGTTAAAACTGATTTTTCATCGCACGCTCCATATCCCGCTTGGCCTGCTTGCGTTTTAAGGTTTCCCGTTTATCATACTTCTTCTTACCCTTACCGAGGCCAATTAAAACTTTTGCTACACCGTTTTTAATGTACATTTTGAGCGGAATTAACGAATACCCTTCCTGCTGGGTTTTCCCGACTAATTTGTCTATCTCCTTACGATGAAGCAGCAGCTTTCTCGTGCGTACCGGATCATGGTTATACCTGTTGCCCTGTTCATACGTGGAAATATGCATATTATGAAGAAAGACCTCCCCACGCTCAACCCGGGCGAATGAGTCTTTCAAGTTGACACGGCGGTCCCGGACAGATTTAATTTCCGTCCCTTTTAACACAATCCCTGCCTCAAACGTCTCCTCTATAAAATAATCATGATTGGCTTTACGATTTTGCGCTATGACATTCCCTTGACCTTTTGGCATAGCAAAACCTCCTATTCGTCACATACCCTTCATTTTACCAAAAGCAGCTCTCCATGAAAAGAAAACAACGATTATGATAAGCCGTGTATAAGAATTCTTTTCACCTTTTAGACATTTTCATGGACTTATTTTTTTCCTTTATGAGAATATAAGAAGGGGAAATGATACTTAGGGGGTTCTTTCATCATGACCAATCGACTGCTGCAGATTCGCAGACTGAATGACAATGATTACGAGTTTTTAACAAATATGAAGACAGGAATTGAAGATGATTACGTAGTCCGGATCTTCCCAAAGCTTATTCATAGTGATGAACACGCATTATACGGTCTGTTTGATGGAAACCAGATGCTTACGGTGGCCGGGTACTCCATCTATTTGAGCCAGTATGCAATGCTCGGCAGACTCCGAAGCGACCAGCGTTTTTTAGCGAAAGGAAATGCGACAGAGCTTCTTAAACATATCATAAGGGATTTAATAGATAGAGATGATATAAAATGGATTGGGGCCAATACAGAAATTCATAACAAGCCTGCCTTAAAAGTTCTTGAAAAGCTCGGATTTCCATCTCACCCTCCATTATATCCAGTAAAACTGAATAATGGGGAAACGGTTGAGGGAACAGCTGGACCGCTATGGAAACAGCTTGAAACCATAGAGGAAAAACGCGAAGTCCTAGAATTATTCAAGAAAAGTGATTTTGAAGTTTTTCCTTATCAGTGCTATTATCCATTCCCTTACCAGGACGATTTCCTGACCGATAAAGATTTAGCGGAATCCCTGTTTTTCACTAACAAAGATCGAACCCGCTTTTTTATCATGAAAGAAGATCAGAAAAAAGAGCTTCATGCTTTTGTGATGTACCCATGGAACGATCACTTTGAACAGCCTGGTTTCTGGGATACCGTCATGAATCAACTGGGTACAAACTTTACGGAACACAGACTGTGGATGGACTTCATGCAGGAAGGACTGGACCGGGCCAAAAACCTTGATTCATTCGAAATCCGCAAGCCATGGGTATTACACGGAATCTGGAAGGACAAAGAAGGTCATCGTTTGCCATAATGGACATCTGCCAAACGTTGAAAAAGGGGACTCCATCCTGAAAGTCCCCTTTTTTTATTTCTTCTTTTTCCCTTTTTTCGGTGCACTTTGATAAAACGGCTTATGCTTTGACTTCTTGCCGCCCTTTTTCTCCTTCTTAGGGCCGTTTTTGCTGTCTTTCGGCTTCGGCTTCTTTTCCTTCGTTTTAATCACCGTAGGCCGGTCTTTTACAGGTCTCTCTTTTCGCGGTTTCATGCCGACAATTTCAAAATCAATATCCCGCTCTTCTATATTCACATTCACACAGCGAACCGTCAGCTCATCACCAATTCTGAAGACGTTACCTGTACGTTCCCCAATCATGGCATAATGACGATCATCAAAATGATAATAGTCATCGGTTAAAAAGCTGACATGAACAAGTCCTTCAATCGTATTTGGCAGCTCAACAAACAGTCCAAAACCGGTAACCGAACTGATCACACCGTCAAATTCCTGTCCAATTTTTGTCTTCATAAATTCACACTTTTTGAGGTCATCCGTCTCACGCTCTGCATCGACCGCCCGTCTTTCCATAAAAGAGGTGTGTCTCGCAATCTCCGGCAGCTTATCCTTCCACTTTTCTCTTGTATCCTCGCCCATTTTCCCCTCAACAAGGTAAGTCCGGATCAGACGATGGACGGTTAAATCCGGGTAACGTCTGATGGGTGAGGTAAAATGGGTATAAAACTCTGTTGACAGCCCAAAATGACCTAAGCTTTGCGGATCATATTTAGCCTGCTGCATGGAACGGAGCATCAGTTTGGAAATTACCATATCCTCCTGGGTTCCTTTCACTTCCTCCAGAACAGACTGTAATGCCTTCGGGTGAATGTCATTAGCCGTTCCCCGGACCACATAGCCGAGATTGGCGATAAACTCAAAGAAATGCTCCAGCTTTTCCGGCTTGGGATCCTCGTGAATACGATGAATAAAAGGAACCTGCATCCAATGGAAGTGCTCGGCTACGGTTTCATTGGCAGCCAGCATAAATTCCTCAATCAGCTTTTCGCCAACGGAGCGTTCTCTTAAGACGACATCTGTTGCTTCGCCTGCCTCATTCACCTCAACTTTAGCTTCTTTAAAATCAAAATCAATGGCCCCACGTTCCATCCGCTTCGTCCGGAGAATCTGTGCCAAAGCTTCCATATCCTTAAGCATTGGTGTGATATGCTCATACTTCTCCTTCAATTCCTGATCGTCATTGACTAAAATCTCATTCACATCATGATACGTCATGCGCTCGGTTGTTTTAATCACACTCTGAAAAATATCGTGATGAACAATCTCACCTTTATCGGTTATTTCCATTTCACAGGATAACGTCAGGCGATCCACACGGGGGTTCAATGAACAAATCCCGTTAGACAGACGATGCGGAATCATCGGAATGACCCGGTCCGTTAAATAAACACTGGTACCACGTTCTAACGCTTCCTTATCAATAGGCGAATCTTCTTTTACATAGTAGGATACATCTGCAATATAAACACCTAATTTGTAGTTCCCATTTTCCAGTCGCTTAACCGTAACCGCATCATCCAAGTCCTTCGCGTCAGCACCGTCAATGGTGATAATCAGTTCATCCCGGAGATCTCGGCGATTTTCCAATTCAGACGGGTCAATGGTATCGGGAACCTGGTTGGCCTGCTCCATCACTTCATCCGGGAAGTCCGATTTAATTCCATGCTTATAAATGACGGATAAAATATCAATGCCAGGATCGTTTTTGTGACCAAGGATTTCCACGATTGCCCCCTCGGCACTCATACGGTCCTCGGGATATTTCGTAATTTCCACAATTACTTTATGGCCATCAACGGCCCCGCTTGTCATGCCTTTAGGAATAAAAATATCATTGGGAATTCGTTTATCATCCGGAATAACAAAGCCAAAGTAACCATTGTCCTGGAACGTGCCGACAATACGATTTGTACTCCTTTCCAGAATACGTATAACCGTTCCCTCAGGGCGTTGGCCACTGGTTGCCCCTGACTCAATCCGGACTAATACCCGATCATCATTCATCGCAGAATTTAAGTCGCGATGATTAATAAAGACATCATCTTTTTCATCTTCATCAGGGATTAAAAAAGCAAAGCCCTTCGCATGCATCTGAATCGTTCCACGGATTAAATTCATTTTTTCCGGCAGGCCATAGCGATTTTTACGTGTCCGAACCAGCTCCCCTTCCTGCTCCAGTTCATTTAACGTTTTGACTAAGCCTTTAAAAGATTCTACATCCTCATCCAATTCAAGGACTTCCTCAATTTCATGTACAGACAGTGGTTTTGCATTTTCATTAAAATAGGAAAGAATTTTTTCCTTCATTTCACTCATGTTCTCACCTTCCTTTGAAGGGGGAATGTTTTTCATCGCTTTTTAGATAATGGTTCATTGCAGACGACTGGGATGAAGGCCATTTTTTTCGATCTCTGTTGGAGTTTTGTCCTTCATATAGGGAATGAAGACTATTTCTTCAGAGATTTCCTTTCCATTTGTCCTTCATTAAACCGATGAAGGACACTTCCCCTCAATTCTGGCTTGTATTTGGCCTTCATAAGCCTTTCACAGACGGTATAACAGCTGTTTTAATATGTGGATTGTATTTGAAGACCAATCCCCCCGCTTTTTTTGCCGTAATGGCCTTCATATAGGGAATGAAGACCATTACCCAAGGGATTTACCTTCCATTTGTCCTTCATTAAATCGATGAAGGACATTTCTCCCGGGTTTTATCGGTGGTTTGGCCTTCATCTACTGTGTGAAGGACGTTCAGTCGGGAATTCTTCTTCACTTTGTCCTTCATTAAACCGATGAAGGACATTTCTCCTGAATTCAGGCTCCTCTTTGTCCTTCACACCCCCAGAACGGCCCTTCCGCTTTTCTTTGTCCAGCTGCGGCTCCCAGGTCGCCTCCGCTTTTCTACCTAGTATGTCCAATCGAGGGTTTCGAGAAACTGATAAATGTCTTCATATAGTTGTTCTTTTTCGTTGGATAGTGTGATGACGTGAGTTGA from Virgibacillus sp. MSP4-1 harbors:
- the rnr gene encoding ribonuclease R; this encodes MSEMKEKILSYFNENAKPLSVHEIEEVLELDEDVESFKGLVKTLNELEQEGELVRTRKNRYGLPEKMNLIRGTIQMHAKGFAFLIPDEDEKDDVFINHRDLNSAMNDDRVLVRIESGATSGQRPEGTVIRILERSTNRIVGTFQDNGYFGFVIPDDKRIPNDIFIPKGMTSGAVDGHKVIVEITKYPEDRMSAEGAIVEILGHKNDPGIDILSVIYKHGIKSDFPDEVMEQANQVPDTIDPSELENRRDLRDELIITIDGADAKDLDDAVTVKRLENGNYKLGVYIADVSYYVKEDSPIDKEALERGTSVYLTDRVIPMIPHRLSNGICSLNPRVDRLTLSCEMEITDKGEIVHHDIFQSVIKTTERMTYHDVNEILVNDDQELKEKYEHITPMLKDMEALAQILRTKRMERGAIDFDFKEAKVEVNEAGEATDVVLRERSVGEKLIEEFMLAANETVAEHFHWMQVPFIHRIHEDPKPEKLEHFFEFIANLGYVVRGTANDIHPKALQSVLEEVKGTQEDMVISKLMLRSMQQAKYDPQSLGHFGLSTEFYTHFTSPIRRYPDLTVHRLIRTYLVEGKMGEDTREKWKDKLPEIARHTSFMERRAVDAERETDDLKKCEFMKTKIGQEFDGVISSVTGFGLFVELPNTIEGLVHVSFLTDDYYHFDDRHYAMIGERTGNVFRIGDELTVRCVNVNIEERDIDFEIVGMKPRKERPVKDRPTVIKTKEKKPKPKDSKNGPKKEKKGGKKSKHKPFYQSAPKKGKKKK